The Paenibacillus polymyxa M1 DNA segment TACTGGGCGCGCGGCAATTCATGGGCAGCCCTCACGATGGCCAAGGCGCTGAAATGTGTGGAGGTGCAGCATCCATCCTATATGATCATTGACGGCTCGCTGCGTGACCAACTCAATGCACTAGTGCGGCTGCAATCCCCAGAAGGACTATGGCATACAGTGCTGAATGATGATACCTCTTATCTGGAAACCTCCGGCTCGGCAGGGATTGCGACTGCTTTCCTTATGCAGGGCCGATTGTTTAACAAATACACGCAAAAGGCGATCGACGGCATCCTTTCCCGCATTAAAGAGGATGGCACAGTGACTGGCGTATCCGCTGGAACTGCTGTAATGAACGATATAGATGGCTATCGCAACGTACCCTACAAACGCATTCAGGGATGGGGCCAGGGATTGACGCTTGCTTTTCTGGCTCAACTGCTGCGTACCAAAGAGAACCCATACGGGTAAAAAAGGCTTTAGAGGTGTGAAGGTATTCATAGCTGAAAGGAGGCCATTGGCATGGGAAAACCTGAACAGTCTCAGGAAAAGGCGGCTAACCAGCCGCGAGGAAGTTTATTCTGGGTCATCCCCGATGGATATATTCCACCGGAAAGCCGGGGAGAGCTGCTCAGTCATGAGAGTATATGTGTGCTGAACTGTGGAAACCGTGCGGCAAAGCTGAGCATAGACATTTATTTTGAAGACCGTGAGCCGTTGGAGGGAATGATTGAGGTGGTGGAAGGAAGACGAACCCGCCATATCCGAACAGCCTCGCTGGAAAAGTCCGGCGAACGGATTCCGCCAGGTATTCCTTACGCAATTACGGTCACTAGCGACGTGCCTATCATTGTACAATATAGCAGACTGGACACGACACAGCCGGAGCTGGCGTTAATGAGTGTCATGGCGTATCCGGTCTAGTCCACGAAAACGATGAAGTTAAACAAGAAAACTCCAGGCTGGAATGACCCAGCTTGGAGTTTTCTTTTTTGAAGGCAAATTAACACCTGTCTGCTTTTAGCCCATTATTGTGATTTAGCCGAAGTTGTTTTGATCGGCGTGAAGCTTTTTCTTCCTCCGAAATTGGTGCCCACCACACCGATAATGATCACCACAGCACCAATAATGTGATAGTAGGCAAGCTGCTCCTTCAAAATATAAGCACCCGCTATCATGGAAATAAGGGTGGATAAATTACCGATCACACTCATTTTGGAGGCTTCGATCCACTTCAAGGCAAAGCTGGACAACAGCGAGGTGACGAGGGTAGATAGTATGCCTAGATAAGCCAGTGCCATCCAATAATCAGGCTTTACCAGCGGCGCAGTATAAGCGCTCATGGAACCGTCTATGGCATGATACCCCAAGGCCGCCAAGTTAAAAACGATACATCCCAAAATGGAGGTAACGTAGGTCAGTTCCATTGGACTGTACTTTTGTGTTAATGGACGAGCCAGTACGTTATAGCCAGATAGGCATATAGCAGAGAGCACGAGCAGAAAAATACCGCCAAAGCTATTGGAAGCTAACGGTGCTCCGCTCTTCATCACAAATATAAAAACGACACCAAAGACAGATAGCAGTAAGGATATCTTTTGAAGCACTGTTGTGCGCTCTTTAAGAAAATAGGAGGCTAGCAGAAGCGTAAAGATTGGAACGGTAGCTTGAATAATTCCACCCTCCGATGAAGAAGTACTCA contains these protein-coding regions:
- a CDS encoding DMT family transporter gives rise to the protein MHSRSKNGGAYLAALSYAAILGFSFLFVKLTVTEASPLDVIAHRFALSLIALTIPVLLGWIKINIKLRDMLRILPLALLSPLLFFPLQAFGLMSTSSSEGGIIQATVPIFTLLLASYFLKERTTVLQKISLLLSVFGVVFIFVMKSGAPLASNSFGGIFLLVLSAICLSGYNVLARPLTQKYSPMELTYVTSILGCIVFNLAALGYHAIDGSMSAYTAPLVKPDYWMALAYLGILSTLVTSLLSSFALKWIEASKMSVIGNLSTLISMIAGAYILKEQLAYYHIIGAVVIIIGVVGTNFGGRKSFTPIKTTSAKSQ
- a CDS encoding sensory rhodopsin transducer, whose amino-acid sequence is MGKPEQSQEKAANQPRGSLFWVIPDGYIPPESRGELLSHESICVLNCGNRAAKLSIDIYFEDREPLEGMIEVVEGRRTRHIRTASLEKSGERIPPGIPYAITVTSDVPIIVQYSRLDTTQPELALMSVMAYPV